One Pseudorhodoplanes sinuspersici DNA segment encodes these proteins:
- a CDS encoding ABC transporter ATP-binding protein — MLSLARVTKVYPNNVRALEEFTLDVAPGEIVAIVGGSGCGKSTLLRAISGLDRPTKGLVHLDDEVITQPHEKIGIIFQEPRLLPWLTVAENVGFGLAHLPATERKERVARALDRVGLTDKAGVWPRELSGGQAQRVAIARALVPQPEVLLLDEPFSALDAFTRTDLQDHLLDLWADSKPTLVLVTHDVEEAIVLADRIVVMRPRPGRLFEEIEADLPRPRDRQSAAFDHVKRRVLAALDRSLGRAISIDDRTIKSEDGAAMWW; from the coding sequence GTGCTGTCGCTCGCGCGTGTCACAAAAGTCTATCCCAACAATGTCCGGGCGCTTGAAGAATTCACGCTCGACGTCGCGCCGGGCGAGATCGTCGCCATTGTCGGCGGCTCCGGTTGCGGTAAGTCCACCTTGCTCCGTGCGATCTCAGGTCTCGACCGGCCGACAAAGGGCCTCGTGCATCTCGACGACGAAGTCATCACGCAGCCGCATGAGAAGATAGGCATCATCTTTCAGGAGCCGCGGCTGCTGCCGTGGCTGACGGTTGCGGAGAATGTCGGCTTCGGTCTTGCGCATCTGCCGGCAACTGAACGCAAGGAACGCGTTGCGCGCGCGCTGGATCGCGTCGGCCTCACCGACAAGGCGGGTGTCTGGCCGCGCGAATTGTCAGGCGGTCAGGCGCAGCGTGTCGCCATCGCGCGCGCTTTGGTGCCACAGCCCGAAGTGCTGCTGCTCGACGAGCCATTTTCGGCGCTCGATGCTTTCACCCGCACGGATCTGCAGGACCATTTGCTCGACCTCTGGGCGGATTCCAAACCGACGCTGGTCCTCGTCACGCATGATGTCGAGGAAGCCATTGTTCTCGCCGATCGCATCGTCGTCATGAGGCCGCGTCCAGGGCGTTTGTTCGAGGAAATCGAGGCCGATTTGCCACGTCCGCGGGACCGTCAATCGGCGGCTTTTGATCACGTGAAGCGACGTGTTTTGGCGGCGCTCGATCGGTCCCTCGGTCGTGCCATCAGTATCGATGATCGAACCATCAAGTCCGAAGACGGCGCGGCAATGTGGTGGTGA
- the mutS gene encoding DNA mismatch repair protein MutS, with translation MDAQHRPPQPPAGENARVTPMMEQFIEIKAANPDCLLFYRMGDFYELFFEDAEIASRALGIVLTKRGKHLGNDIPMCGVPVERSDEYLHRLIALGHRVAVCEQLEDPAEAKKRGGKSVVQRGVVRLVTPGTLTEDTLLDAKRNNYLLALASTRPSSDTEYRRFALAWIDISTGEFRVTECDNGSLSAEIARIDPGEIVVSDALYSDEDISPLLRQFEHVMPLTRDVFDGATAERRLSDYFSVATTESFGSLSRVELTAAAACVTYVERTQFGKRPPLSPPLRESAGASLAIDAATRANLELLRTLSGERRGSLFSAIDRTVTSAGSRLLAQHLAAPLTDPDAISHRLDAVEFFTSDPPIRSDIRDQLKAAPDLARALTRLVVGRGGPRDLAAIRDGLAASDALGSRLSKMPDMPADLARAANGLRQPSQSLLHDLSAALADELPAFKRDGGFIRSGYDTALDETRALRDQSRKVIAELQARYADETGLKALKIKHNNVLGYFVEVTAQHGEKLMAPPLNARFIHRQTLAGQVRFTTTELGELEAKIVSAADRVLGLELEIFERLTRDITSDGDNIKAAAEALATLDIASGLATLAVERDYTRPHIDRSLVFTIDGGRHPVVEQSISEPFIANDCDLSPPPHAGDGATGAGRIWLLTGPNMAGKSTFLRQNALIAILAQMGSFVPARQARIGVIDRLFSRVGAADDLARGRSTFMVEMVETAAILNQASERSLVILDEIGRGTATFDGLSIAWASVEHLHEVNRCRSLFATHFHELTALAAKMPRIHNATMRVKEWQGDVVFLHEVMAGAADRSYGIQVAKLAGLPASVIERAKVVLAELEADDRGKPALRGFEDLPLFQAVKQAQPPAQDDAPSAVIAALNALHPDEMSPRQAMDALYALKQTLADKTK, from the coding sequence ATGGACGCCCAGCACAGACCACCGCAGCCGCCCGCGGGCGAGAATGCCCGCGTCACGCCGATGATGGAGCAATTCATCGAGATCAAGGCGGCCAATCCGGACTGTCTGCTGTTTTACCGGATGGGGGATTTCTACGAACTGTTCTTCGAGGATGCGGAGATCGCTTCGCGCGCGCTCGGCATTGTTTTGACCAAGCGCGGCAAGCACTTAGGCAACGATATCCCGATGTGCGGGGTGCCGGTCGAGCGCTCCGACGAATACCTGCACCGGCTGATCGCCTTGGGGCATAGAGTCGCCGTCTGCGAGCAGCTGGAGGATCCGGCGGAAGCAAAAAAGCGCGGCGGCAAAAGCGTGGTCCAGCGCGGCGTCGTGCGCCTCGTCACGCCCGGAACGCTTACCGAAGACACGCTGCTCGACGCAAAGCGCAACAATTATCTGCTGGCGCTGGCCTCAACACGCCCGTCCTCGGACACAGAGTATCGCCGCTTCGCCCTCGCCTGGATCGACATCTCGACCGGCGAATTCCGCGTCACTGAATGCGACAATGGCAGCCTTTCCGCCGAAATCGCCCGCATCGATCCGGGTGAAATCGTCGTCTCCGATGCCCTCTATTCCGATGAAGATATCTCCCCGCTGCTGCGGCAATTCGAACATGTTATGCCCCTCACCCGCGACGTCTTCGACGGCGCAACGGCCGAGCGGCGGCTGTCGGATTATTTCAGCGTCGCCACCACGGAAAGTTTCGGGTCCCTATCTCGCGTTGAATTGACGGCGGCCGCCGCCTGCGTGACCTATGTCGAACGCACGCAATTCGGTAAACGCCCGCCCTTATCCCCGCCGCTCCGCGAAAGCGCCGGTGCTTCGCTCGCCATCGACGCCGCAACCCGCGCCAACCTCGAATTGCTGCGGACATTGTCCGGCGAACGGCGCGGCTCGTTATTCTCCGCCATCGACCGCACCGTCACATCGGCCGGATCGCGCCTGCTGGCGCAGCATCTCGCCGCCCCGCTGACCGATCCCGATGCTATTTCGCATCGCCTTGATGCGGTTGAATTTTTCACATCGGATCCCCCCATTCGCAGCGATATCCGCGACCAGTTGAAGGCTGCTCCCGATCTCGCGCGCGCATTGACCCGCCTTGTCGTCGGGCGCGGCGGTCCGCGCGATCTGGCCGCCATCCGCGATGGACTCGCGGCGAGCGACGCGCTCGGATCGCGCTTGTCCAAAATGCCCGATATGCCCGCAGATCTCGCACGAGCAGCGAATGGATTGCGGCAACCATCGCAAAGCCTGCTTCACGATTTATCCGCGGCCTTGGCCGACGAATTGCCCGCGTTCAAGCGCGACGGCGGCTTTATCCGCAGCGGCTACGACACGGCGCTCGACGAGACACGGGCGCTGCGCGATCAATCCCGCAAGGTGATCGCCGAATTGCAGGCGCGCTATGCCGACGAGACCGGCCTGAAGGCGCTGAAAATCAAGCACAATAATGTGCTCGGCTATTTCGTCGAAGTGACCGCCCAGCACGGCGAAAAGCTGATGGCACCGCCGCTCAACGCGCGCTTCATCCATCGCCAGACACTGGCCGGTCAGGTGCGCTTCACCACCACCGAGCTCGGCGAACTCGAAGCGAAAATTGTCAGCGCGGCCGATCGCGTCCTTGGTCTTGAGCTAGAAATATTCGAACGATTGACGCGGGATATCACCAGCGATGGCGATAATATCAAGGCCGCGGCCGAAGCATTAGCTACCCTCGACATCGCGTCAGGATTGGCGACGCTGGCAGTCGAACGTGACTACACGCGCCCGCACATTGACCGTTCGCTTGTCTTCACCATCGATGGCGGCCGGCATCCGGTCGTTGAACAAAGCATCAGCGAGCCGTTCATCGCCAACGACTGCGATCTGTCACCACCGCCGCATGCGGGGGACGGCGCGACCGGGGCTGGGCGCATCTGGCTGCTGACCGGCCCCAATATGGCGGGTAAATCGACATTCCTACGGCAAAATGCGCTGATCGCCATTCTTGCGCAGATGGGAAGTTTTGTTCCGGCGCGGCAGGCCCGCATTGGTGTGATCGACCGGCTGTTCTCGCGCGTCGGCGCCGCCGATGACCTTGCGCGCGGCCGATCCACCTTCATGGTGGAAATGGTGGAAACCGCGGCCATTCTCAATCAGGCCAGTGAACGCTCGCTGGTGATCCTTGACGAAATCGGCCGCGGCACCGCCACTTTCGACGGTCTTTCCATCGCGTGGGCGAGCGTCGAGCATCTGCACGAAGTCAATCGCTGCCGTTCACTCTTCGCCACGCATTTTCATGAACTCACGGCGCTCGCCGCCAAGATGCCGCGCATTCACAACGCGACCATGCGCGTGAAGGAATGGCAGGGCGATGTCGTGTTCCTGCACGAAGTCATGGCCGGTGCGGCCGATCGTTCCTATGGCATCCAGGTGGCGAAACTCGCAGGTCTCCCGGCCAGTGTGATTGAACGCGCCAAGGTCGTGCTCGCCGAGCTCGAAGCCGATGATCGCGGCAAGCCGGCGTTGCGAGGCTTCGAAGACCTGCCTCTGTTTCAGGCCGTCAAGCAAGCGCAGCCCCCGGCACAGGACGATGCGCCGAGCGCGGTCATTGCAGCACTCAATGCGCTGCACCCGGACGAGATGTCGCCGCGACAGGCGATGGACGCTCTCTATGCTCTGAAGCAGACGCTCGCAGATAAAACAAAATAA
- a CDS encoding alcohol dehydrogenase — protein MKSYQVCECGAPLQLREEQTPQPVGSEVLLQVTAAGICHSDIHFWEGEYDIGGGKVMRLADRGLKLPITLGHENVGKVVAIGPDAKGVSVGDERLVYPWIGCGECAVCQRGDEQLCLKPQFVGAFRPGGFADHIMVPHPRYLIDYGDIPREQAAPLACSGVTAYGALKKFGDLLKSEPLVLIGAGGVGLMGLAILRAMQARGAIVVDIDADKRDAAMQAGALATVDTNAPDAAAQIQALVNGRIWAVVDFVGSGATVKLGSDLLTKGGHLVVVGLFGGEITIPTPYIPMRAMTIQGSYTGSLPELKELIALLQRTPMPYMPVQIRPLDSVNQSLHDLKDGHVIGRVVLAPN, from the coding sequence ATGAAATCCTACCAGGTCTGTGAATGCGGCGCGCCGCTGCAACTGCGTGAGGAGCAAACCCCGCAACCGGTCGGCAGCGAAGTGCTGCTGCAGGTCACGGCTGCCGGTATCTGCCATAGCGACATTCACTTCTGGGAAGGTGAATATGACATCGGCGGCGGCAAGGTCATGCGTCTTGCCGATCGCGGCTTGAAACTGCCGATCACGCTGGGACACGAGAATGTCGGCAAGGTCGTCGCCATCGGACCGGATGCCAAAGGTGTGTCAGTCGGCGACGAGCGGCTGGTCTATCCATGGATCGGCTGCGGTGAATGCGCGGTCTGCCAGCGCGGGGACGAACAGCTTTGCCTCAAGCCGCAATTTGTCGGCGCGTTCCGGCCGGGCGGCTTTGCCGATCATATCATGGTGCCGCATCCGCGTTATCTGATCGACTATGGCGATATCCCGCGCGAACAGGCGGCGCCTTTGGCCTGTTCCGGCGTGACAGCCTATGGCGCGCTGAAGAAATTCGGCGACCTTCTCAAAAGCGAGCCGCTGGTTCTGATCGGGGCTGGTGGCGTCGGCCTGATGGGCCTGGCCATCCTTCGTGCCATGCAGGCGCGGGGAGCAATTGTGGTCGATATCGATGCTGACAAGCGTGATGCGGCGATGCAAGCGGGAGCACTGGCGACTGTCGATACCAATGCACCCGACGCCGCGGCACAGATCCAGGCGTTGGTGAATGGGCGCATCTGGGCGGTGGTGGATTTTGTCGGCTCCGGTGCGACGGTGAAGCTCGGCAGCGATCTTCTGACCAAGGGCGGTCATCTGGTCGTCGTTGGTTTGTTCGGCGGGGAGATTACGATCCCGACGCCGTATATCCCGATGCGGGCGATGACGATTCAGGGCTCATACACGGGCAGCCTCCCGGAGCTGAAAGAACTGATTGCTCTTTTGCAGCGAACGCCGATGCCTTACATGCCGGTGCAAATTCGCCCGCTCGACAGCGTCAACCAGAGCCTGCATGACCTGAAAGATGGCCATGTCATTGGACGTGTCGTGCTGGCGCCGAATTGA
- a CDS encoding thiamine pyrophosphate-requiring protein: MSATSTSRTETREPIAAEIFLKTLSDHGVDYLFANPGTDFPAIVEAFTRARTSNAKFPQPVLVPHENLAVAMAHGAYLMNGRPQAVMVHVNVGTGNTINNITNLSRDRAPVILAAGRTPFTEKGEFGSRTRSIHWAQEMFDQAGMLRELVKWDYELKMPEQVADVTARAYEMAMTSPRGPVYLVLPREPISASVPADLATAPRQLPAPAYPDPRAIETLAEMIATSQSPLIITSSEGDPRAVAALSKLAERYALPVVAHNARVVTLPTHHPMLVGFDSGPLVPEADLIINAECDAPWYPAFDKMKGDCKVAHIGEDPVYQRYPMRSFQSDLSIGSRSGIVFEALDKALEKHLPSMAAGIEARRKKAAERIKARQERVAKEAKGAPDKITPQYLSHCIGEAFGSDAVIFNEYPLSIEHCGREKPETFFGLGPAGGLGWGLGAAIGAKLAAPEKLIVATLGDGSYMFSNPTVCHWVQDKFKLPVLSIIFNNSRYGAVRKATLSMFKDGAAGEDDGRFLADLDPSPPFDEFVTAQGGYGERVERPEDVPAALLRARDAVMKEGRQALLNVITPY, translated from the coding sequence ATGTCGGCAACGTCCACCAGCCGGACAGAAACGCGCGAACCCATCGCCGCCGAAATTTTTCTCAAGACCTTGTCGGACCATGGCGTTGATTATCTTTTCGCCAATCCTGGCACGGACTTTCCGGCAATCGTTGAAGCGTTCACACGCGCACGCACCAGCAACGCCAAATTTCCGCAGCCGGTGCTGGTGCCGCATGAGAATCTCGCGGTGGCGATGGCGCATGGCGCCTATCTGATGAATGGCCGTCCGCAGGCGGTGATGGTGCATGTCAATGTCGGCACCGGCAATACGATCAACAACATCACCAATCTGTCGCGCGATCGCGCGCCGGTGATCCTGGCCGCTGGGCGGACGCCTTTCACGGAGAAGGGCGAATTCGGATCGCGGACCCGCTCGATTCATTGGGCGCAGGAAATGTTCGACCAGGCCGGCATGCTGCGCGAACTGGTGAAGTGGGATTATGAACTGAAGATGCCCGAGCAGGTGGCTGACGTCACCGCCCGCGCTTATGAAATGGCGATGACGTCGCCACGCGGCCCGGTTTATCTCGTGCTGCCGCGCGAACCGATCTCGGCGAGTGTTCCTGCCGATCTCGCAACCGCGCCGCGGCAATTGCCGGCGCCGGCCTATCCCGATCCCCGCGCCATCGAAACGCTGGCGGAGATGATTGCAACATCGCAATCGCCGCTGATCATCACTTCATCGGAGGGCGATCCGCGCGCCGTCGCCGCCTTGTCGAAGCTTGCCGAGCGTTATGCGCTTCCGGTCGTTGCCCATAATGCCCGCGTGGTGACGCTGCCGACCCATCATCCGATGCTGGTCGGTTTCGATTCCGGTCCGCTTGTCCCCGAGGCCGATCTGATCATCAACGCCGAATGCGACGCGCCGTGGTATCCGGCCTTCGACAAGATGAAAGGTGATTGCAAGGTCGCGCATATCGGTGAAGACCCGGTCTATCAACGCTATCCGATGCGCTCTTTCCAGAGCGATCTGTCGATCGGTTCGCGTTCAGGGATTGTTTTCGAAGCGCTGGACAAGGCGCTGGAGAAGCATCTGCCGTCGATGGCCGCCGGCATCGAGGCGCGCCGCAAGAAGGCCGCCGAACGCATCAAGGCGCGGCAGGAGCGCGTTGCCAAGGAAGCGAAAGGTGCGCCGGACAAGATCACCCCGCAATATCTCAGCCATTGCATCGGCGAAGCCTTCGGCTCCGATGCGGTGATCTTCAACGAATATCCGCTCAGCATCGAACATTGCGGCCGTGAGAAGCCGGAAACGTTCTTCGGCCTCGGACCGGCCGGCGGTCTCGGCTGGGGCCTCGGCGCCGCGATCGGCGCAAAGCTTGCGGCGCCGGAGAAGCTGATTGTCGCAACGCTCGGCGACGGCAGCTACATGTTCTCCAATCCGACCGTCTGTCACTGGGTGCAGGACAAGTTCAAGCTGCCGGTGCTGTCGATCATCTTCAACAACAGCCGCTATGGCGCGGTGCGCAAGGCGACGCTGTCGATGTTCAAGGATGGTGCCGCCGGTGAAGACGATGGCCGCTTCCTTGCCGATCTCGATCCGAGCCCGCCGTTCGATGAATTCGTCACCGCGCAAGGCGGCTATGGCGAGCGCGTCGAACGTCCCGAGGATGTGCCGGCCGCGCTGCTTCGCGCCCGCGATGCCGTCATGAAGGAAGGCCGTCAGGCCTTGCTGAATGTCATCACGCCGTACTGA
- a CDS encoding ABC transporter permease gives MTFPTAQQTDSVASEPRARRPWFRNPLLGLVLPLGIAALWELAVYLGFSDGRLVPPPSVIAVTLWELAKTGELWRHAQATILRVVAGFGLGVAAGTLFGAIAGYSALTRTVIDPTLQALRAIPSIAWVPLFILWLGIFEASKVTLIAVGVFFPVYLGVMGAILSVDRKIVEVGRAFRLSGPALVRRILLPAVMPAYVVSLRSGLGLGWMFVVAAEFMGASEGLGYLLIDGQQLGKPAQIVAAIIVFAILGKTTDWLLTAGTAPFLRWEDRFHARQEA, from the coding sequence TCGCATCTGAACCACGTGCGCGCCGGCCATGGTTTCGCAATCCGTTGCTGGGCCTCGTTTTGCCGCTCGGCATTGCGGCGTTGTGGGAATTGGCGGTCTATCTCGGATTTTCCGATGGCCGGCTGGTGCCGCCGCCATCGGTGATCGCTGTCACCTTGTGGGAGCTTGCGAAAACCGGCGAGCTTTGGCGTCACGCGCAGGCCACCATTCTCCGCGTCGTCGCAGGCTTCGGGCTTGGTGTCGCCGCCGGCACGCTGTTTGGCGCCATCGCCGGCTATTCGGCGCTGACCCGCACGGTCATCGATCCGACATTGCAGGCGTTGCGCGCTATTCCCTCGATTGCCTGGGTGCCGCTCTTCATCCTGTGGCTCGGCATCTTCGAAGCATCGAAGGTGACGCTGATTGCCGTCGGTGTTTTCTTTCCGGTTTATCTCGGCGTGATGGGTGCGATCCTGTCGGTCGACCGCAAGATCGTCGAAGTCGGCCGCGCCTTTCGTCTCTCCGGACCCGCGCTGGTGCGGCGCATTCTCTTGCCTGCCGTGATGCCGGCTTATGTGGTGTCGCTGCGCTCGGGTCTTGGGCTTGGCTGGATGTTCGTTGTCGCCGCCGAATTCATGGGAGCCTCCGAGGGCCTTGGTTATCTTTTGATCGATGGTCAGCAGCTCGGTAAGCCGGCGCAGATCGTCGCTGCAATCATTGTCTTTGCGATTCTCGGCAAGACAACCGACTGGCTGCTCACCGCAGGCACCGCACCGTTCCTGCGCTGGGAAGATCGCTTTCATGCGCGGCAGGAGGCCTGA
- a CDS encoding OsmC family protein, with protein sequence MDAAELRAMQAPIKDRYKSDADAALITLKAKGTLDDTNIACKVETGRALAIAGLHPATGGSGMELCSGDMLLEALVACAGVTLKAVATALDIPLKSGRVSAEGDLDFRGTLGVAKDAPVGFREIRLTFDVDTDAPQEKLDQLLKLTERYCVVYQTIKAGPSVAVSLKRG encoded by the coding sequence ATGGATGCTGCCGAATTGCGGGCGATGCAGGCCCCGATCAAGGATCGGTACAAGAGTGACGCCGATGCCGCGCTGATCACGCTGAAGGCCAAAGGCACGCTCGACGATACCAACATCGCCTGCAAGGTCGAGACCGGCCGGGCGCTGGCTATAGCGGGTCTGCATCCTGCCACCGGTGGCTCGGGTATGGAACTTTGCTCCGGCGATATGCTGCTGGAAGCGCTCGTGGCCTGTGCCGGCGTCACATTGAAGGCCGTCGCGACGGCGCTGGATATTCCGCTGAAGTCCGGACGGGTTTCGGCTGAAGGCGATCTCGATTTCCGCGGCACGCTGGGTGTGGCGAAGGACGCCCCGGTCGGTTTCCGCGAAATCCGCCTGACATTCGATGTTGATACTGATGCGCCGCAGGAGAAGCTCGATCAGTTGCTGAAGCTGACCGAACGGTATTGTGTTGTGTATCAGACGATCAAAGCCGGCCCGTCAGTCGCCGTGTCGCTCAAGCGCGGCTAA
- a CDS encoding amidohydrolase family protein has translation MRIDAFNHFFPKKYFEALQNSGLPDIGKRSTNIPAIYDLDVRRKIIDSFPDYKQILSLAAPTLEQLSKGDPDLAVEYAKIGNDGMAELCEKYPDHFAGFIAQAPLTARDAGVGETERAIKELGACGAQIYTNVNGKPVDRPEFRPFFAAMEKLDKPIWTHPARAANFPDYLDEKKSLYEIWWAFGWAYETAAMMARLVFSKIMDDHPDLKVVVHHFGSIVPTLEGRVGPGWDQLGTRTSDEDYGALLKSLKKRPLDYFKHSFYPDTATFTSEGAMKLGFGFFDFDKVIFASDCPFDPEKGTMYIRETIRILDDYGMPKADLDKVYYKNLERITGKTFVK, from the coding sequence ATGCGTATCGACGCCTTCAATCACTTCTTTCCGAAGAAATATTTCGAAGCGCTGCAGAACAGCGGACTGCCGGATATCGGCAAGCGCTCGACCAATATCCCGGCGATCTACGATCTCGACGTGCGCCGCAAGATCATCGACTCCTTCCCGGACTACAAGCAGATCCTCTCACTCGCCGCGCCGACGCTGGAGCAATTGTCCAAGGGCGATCCCGACCTTGCGGTCGAATATGCCAAGATCGGCAATGACGGCATGGCCGAGCTTTGCGAGAAATATCCCGACCACTTTGCCGGCTTCATCGCGCAGGCGCCGCTGACCGCGCGGGATGCCGGCGTTGGCGAAACCGAACGTGCGATCAAGGAACTCGGGGCCTGCGGCGCGCAGATCTACACCAATGTCAACGGCAAGCCGGTCGACCGCCCGGAATTCCGGCCGTTCTTCGCGGCCATGGAGAAGCTCGACAAGCCGATCTGGACCCATCCGGCGCGTGCCGCCAATTTCCCGGATTATCTCGACGAGAAGAAATCGCTGTACGAGATCTGGTGGGCGTTCGGTTGGGCCTACGAGACTGCGGCGATGATGGCGCGTCTCGTGTTCTCGAAGATCATGGACGATCACCCGGACCTGAAAGTGGTGGTGCATCACTTCGGCTCGATCGTGCCGACGCTGGAAGGCCGTGTCGGTCCGGGCTGGGACCAGCTTGGCACACGCACCTCCGACGAGGATTACGGCGCGCTGCTGAAGAGCCTGAAGAAGCGTCCGCTCGATTACTTCAAGCACAGCTTCTATCCGGACACCGCGACCTTCACCTCCGAAGGCGCGATGAAGCTCGGCTTCGGCTTCTTCGATTTCGACAAGGTCATCTTCGCGTCCGACTGCCCGTTCGATCCGGAGAAGGGCACGATGTATATCCGCGAGACCATCCGCATCCTCGACGATTACGGAATGCCGAAGGCCGATCTCGACAAGGTCTATTACAAGAACCTCGAGAGAATTACCGGCAAGACATTCGTGAAATAA